One candidate division WOR-3 bacterium genomic window, CTATCTCCAGTTCACAAGTGGTTATTGGTGCAATGATAGGCATAGGTATGGCAAGGGGAGCAGGCAGACTAATAAACTTTGGAGTCCTTAAGGACATTGTTCTCGCATGGATTATAACTCCCATTTCCGCTGGAATTCTCTCTTTCTTTATGCTTTTCTTCACACAGAATGTATTCCAGCTTACCGTTAGGCACCCGATAAGATACAGTCTTGAAAGCTCGGTAATTAAAGAAGTTGGAAAATTGGGAATTGACACATTGCCTCTTAAACCCCTTAAAGGTAAAATCTTTCAAAACACAACCAATGCCAGAAATACCCTCTTAAGTCTTGGAAGTTATGATAAAAACCAGATTTATACGATCCTTGATCATATGAGGATTGATTCCATTGTAGTCGATTCCTCCAAACTCCAGGAAATAAACATAAAGTGGTTTACTTCGGAAGAATTATCAGAAATAAAGAAGTTGCACGGAAAAGTTTACATTCATGCGTGGGAGTTTAGGAACGAGCTGCTGAAAAGTAACATTTTTAGCGAGAAGGTCAAAAATCCAGACGGCGAAAAAGAGTTCAGGAAACAGTATGAACTTCTTGTACTCCTCTTTAGAAAGCCTTACAAATAGTTTGATAAGCCCTGGTTTTTAGCTTATTATTTTAATATGGAGCTTTTGAGCCTTCTTTTCCTTTTCGCTTTCACAGGATATCTTCTATACATTAGCTCAGAAAACAAAATTCTAATCACTGAACGTATCGCTTCTTTAATTTTTTCCTTTGCCTTTTTGTTCTTGTTAATCAGCATAGCCTCTTACTTTCCCGAAGGTGAACTTACAAACTGGGGAGGCAAAATTGGATACATAGTTGGATCGATCCTTGTCACAAAATTGGGTTACTTGCTTTCTGCCCTAATTTCTTTAATCTTCGCCCTTTACGGTTTCTTGGTGTTTATAAACAAGGCAAAAAAGAGCCTCCTTTTAGAACTTTTAGCCCTCTTCGTCATTCTTTTCGCCTTTTCATTATATTTGCCCGTTCCTCTTGCAGGTAGCCTCTCAGTAAGAATCTCTATATTCCTCTTAAATAACCTTGGTATAGCAGGTAAAATTATCGTTTCCCTTCTATTCGTCATCATGTCCTCCTTCATCATCAGTTTTCCTAAACTCATAAGCCGGAAAAAGAAAAGAGAAGAAATAAAGGAAGAAATCGGTAAAGTGCAAGAATCTCCAGAGTCGGAGCAAAAAAAGAAGGAAATTAAAACAAAAACAGCAGCAAAAGTACAAAAGCCCGAAATTAAGGTAGATGAAGAAGAACTAAACCCAAATACCTTAATTAATCTTTTAAAACCTGCCGAACCCTTCGATGCTACAGAATCCAAGCAAGAACTGGAAAAGAATAAGATACTAATCGAGGAGAAACTTCGGGAGTTTAACATAGAGGGAAAAGTCGTAAACTATTATCCGGGCCCCGTCGTTACAAGATACGAATACGAACCTGCTCCCGGTGTAAGGCTTTCAAAAATCTCATCCCTTGCTGATGACATCGCACTAAGGATGAGATCCAATGCAATTAGAATAATAGCACCGTTACCCAATAAGGGGCTCGTGGGTTTTGAAATTCCAAATAAAAATAGAAAAACAGTTTATCTCAGGGCCTTAGTAGAAAGAGATGAATTTTTCCAATTAGATTCTCCTTTGGCCTTTGCCCTTGGAGTCGATACCGCTGGAAATCCTGTATATGCTGACCTTTCAAACATGCCCCACCTCCTCATCGCTGGATCTACAGGAAGTGGAAAGTCGGTATGCATTAACACGATTATTACCAGCATCATTTTCAGAAACAAACCCGAACAGGTTAGGTTTGTGCTGATTGATCCAAAACGTATAGAATTGTCACTTTACGAGGGTATACCCCATCTTCTTTTACCCGTTGTAAAGGACAGGAAATTGGCAGTAGAGGTTCTTAAAAAGGCAGTTAAATGGATGGATTACCGCTATAAATTATTTGCAAAAGAAACGGCGAGGGACATTTCCAGTTACAATGAGAAAATGATTAAATCCGGTGGCGAACCTATTCCTTATCTTGTTATCATAATTGACGAATTTGCCGACCTTATTATCACTACTGGAAGGGAGATTGAAGAACCTCTTGCAAGGCTTGCACAGATGGCAAGGGCAGTGGGAATCCACTTGATTGTGGCTACTCAAAGGCCTTCAGTAGACGTTATTACAGGTATGATAAAGGCAAATTTCCCTGTAAGAATCGCTTTTAAAGTCCCAAGCAAAGTCGACTCAAAAACAATCTTAGATGAGAATGGAGCAGAAAAGCTTCTTGGAAGAGGAGATATGTTATTTATACCTCCAGGGACTTCCGAAAAAGTAAGGCTCCACGGACCTCTCATCACCGAGGAAGAGACCAAAAAAATTTCACGAACCTTAACCCAACACTACCTCACACAAATTATTAAGAGTTACTTTGACCTTGACGCTCTTAAAGCTAAGGAACTTGTAGAAGAACTTATGGATGAGAACCTTTACATGCCTTTTATTAGGATTGACGAACCGGGACTTTCTGAATTGGAGGAAAAGGCGATCGAGTTCCTTTCAGACTATTTGGAATTGGAACCAGAAACAATAAAGGAGAAGCTTTCCGAAATCAGAGACAATTACTATAGGAAAATCCCGGAAATGACAGAAATTCCGATAACAGAAGCAGAAGAAGAAATTAGTGTGGAAGAAGGCGAGTGGGATCCGATGCTTGAAGAAGCCGCCAAAGCAGTCATCCTTGAAGGCAAAGCCTCGGCAACCCTTTTGCAGCGTAGGCTTAAACTGGGGTTTGCGAGGGCTGCAAGAGTAATCGATCAATTGGAACAACTCGGAATTATCGGCCCCCAAGAGGGGACAAAACCCAGAAAGGTTCTTGTGAAGTTCGAAGATCTTGAAAGGATTTTTAAAAATGAAAAGAATTGAGTTAATAAGATAGGAGGTGTGAGCATGTTTACTCAATCTGAAATAATCACTATAGCTATAGCGGTTGAGGAAAGCGGGTTAGAGTTTTACAAAGAGGCAGAAAAGATCGCTCCTAAGGATCTTAAAGAAGTTTTTGAATTTATTGCGAAAGAAGAGATAAAGCACAAGGAACTCTTTGAAGAAATCCTTAGGGGGCTTGAGGGAAAGGAGGAAAGAAGAATAAACGATGAAGATTACGAACAATACGTAAAAGCTATCGGTCACCTCGCCGTATTTAAGAAAAACGAATTAAAGGAAAAAATCGCAGGCCTCAATACCCCAGAAAAAATTATTAGCTTTGCTATAGAAATGGAAATCACCAGCATCAATTACTACACTTTCCTACTGGAAGTAGAACCTGATAAAAATAGACCCTTGCTTAGCCAAATAATTGCAGAGGAAAGAAAACATTTAAAAACGCTCACGGGCATACTTGAAAAACTTCAAAAGTAGAGCTTAAATTTTTCAAAACACAAAATCCTTTGAAGTATTCAGAATCCTCTTTATAATAAAAGCATGCCAAGATATTTAGTTACAAGCGCATTACCTTACGCAAATGGCCCTCTTCACATTGGCCACATAGCGGGGGCTTATCTACCCGCAGATATTTACACGCGATACCTCAAACTAAAAGGCGTAGAAGCCATCCATATCTGTGGAACCGATGAACACGGGGTCGCGATTACTATCAAGGCGGATAAGGAGGGTAAGACCCCTAAGGAAATAGTCGATTACTACCATCAGAACATTAAGGAAAGCTTCGATGGACTTAATATAATCTTCGATAACTTCTCGAGGACCTCTAAACCTTTACACCACAAATTATCTCAGGAATTTTTTCTGAAGATTTACGAAAAGGGATACATTTACAAGAAGGAAATTGAACAACTTTACTGTTTAAATTGCCAGAGATTTTTACCTGATAGATATGTGGAAGGCACATGCCCTTACTGTGGAAACGAAAAGGCCAGGGGTGATCAGTGTGAGCAGTGTGGCAGATGGCTGGAACCAAAGGACTTGATTAATCCAAGATGCACTATCTGTGGTGCAACACCGGTCGTGAAAACTTCCTTCCATTACTATTTCAAGTTAAAAGAATTTGAAAAGCCTTTAAAGGATTGGCTTTCTTCAAAAACCTACTGGAAAGAGAATGTACTGAACCAGGCCCTTTCCTGGGTTAGAGATGGACTTGAGGATAGAGCTATCACCAGAGACCTTTCTTGGGGAGTTCCCGTTCCTCTGGAAGAGGCAAAGGGTAAAGTACTGTACGTGTGGTTTGACGCACCTATTGGATATATCTCCTCAACAATTGAGTGGGCTGAAAAAATTGGAAAACCCGATGAATGGAAGAAATATTGGCTTGACCCTGAAACAAAGATAATCCACTTCATCGGTAAGGACAATATTATCTTCCACACCCTCATATGGCCAGCAATGCTTATGGCCCATGGTGATTACAATTTACCTGACAATGTTCCGGCCAACGAATTCTTGAACTTGATGGGTGCCAAATTATCAACATCCAGAAACTGGGCCATTTGGATCCCAGACCTTTTAAAAGAGTATCCTCCGGACTACATTCGTTACGGGCTCGCCAATGTTATCCCTGAGACAAAGGATTCAGACTTCTCCCTCGAGGAATTCCACACCAGGATTAACAGCGAGCTCGTTAATAACCTCGGAAACTTTGTAAACAGAACCCTCACCTTCATTAAAAATTATTTAGGGAAAATTCCTGCAGGCACTAACGGTTTCAAAGATATGGATTTAGAGGTAATTGGGGAAATTGAAGCACTTCCCGGAAAAATAGGTAGTTACATCGAGAACTTTGAGTTCAGGAAAGCATTAAAAGAAATAATGGCATTCTCTCAAAAGGGAAATCAATATTTCGATTACAAAAGGCCCTGGAGTACAAGAAAAACAGATTATAAAGAGGCGGAAAGAACCCTTTACCTTTGCTCTTCGATGGTGAAAGCGCTCA contains:
- a CDS encoding DNA translocase FtsK, with product MELLSLLFLFAFTGYLLYISSENKILITERIASLIFSFAFLFLLISIASYFPEGELTNWGGKIGYIVGSILVTKLGYLLSALISLIFALYGFLVFINKAKKSLLLELLALFVILFAFSLYLPVPLAGSLSVRISIFLLNNLGIAGKIIVSLLFVIMSSFIISFPKLISRKKKREEIKEEIGKVQESPESEQKKKEIKTKTAAKVQKPEIKVDEEELNPNTLINLLKPAEPFDATESKQELEKNKILIEEKLREFNIEGKVVNYYPGPVVTRYEYEPAPGVRLSKISSLADDIALRMRSNAIRIIAPLPNKGLVGFEIPNKNRKTVYLRALVERDEFFQLDSPLAFALGVDTAGNPVYADLSNMPHLLIAGSTGSGKSVCINTIITSIIFRNKPEQVRFVLIDPKRIELSLYEGIPHLLLPVVKDRKLAVEVLKKAVKWMDYRYKLFAKETARDISSYNEKMIKSGGEPIPYLVIIIDEFADLIITTGREIEEPLARLAQMARAVGIHLIVATQRPSVDVITGMIKANFPVRIAFKVPSKVDSKTILDENGAEKLLGRGDMLFIPPGTSEKVRLHGPLITEEETKKISRTLTQHYLTQIIKSYFDLDALKAKELVEELMDENLYMPFIRIDEPGLSELEEKAIEFLSDYLELEPETIKEKLSEIRDNYYRKIPEMTEIPITEAEEEISVEEGEWDPMLEEAAKAVILEGKASATLLQRRLKLGFARAARVIDQLEQLGIIGPQEGTKPRKVLVKFEDLERIFKNEKN
- a CDS encoding ferritin family protein, producing MFTQSEIITIAIAVEESGLEFYKEAEKIAPKDLKEVFEFIAKEEIKHKELFEEILRGLEGKEERRINDEDYEQYVKAIGHLAVFKKNELKEKIAGLNTPEKIISFAIEMEITSINYYTFLLEVEPDKNRPLLSQIIAEERKHLKTLTGILEKLQK
- the metG gene encoding methionine--tRNA ligase, which gives rise to MPRYLVTSALPYANGPLHIGHIAGAYLPADIYTRYLKLKGVEAIHICGTDEHGVAITIKADKEGKTPKEIVDYYHQNIKESFDGLNIIFDNFSRTSKPLHHKLSQEFFLKIYEKGYIYKKEIEQLYCLNCQRFLPDRYVEGTCPYCGNEKARGDQCEQCGRWLEPKDLINPRCTICGATPVVKTSFHYYFKLKEFEKPLKDWLSSKTYWKENVLNQALSWVRDGLEDRAITRDLSWGVPVPLEEAKGKVLYVWFDAPIGYISSTIEWAEKIGKPDEWKKYWLDPETKIIHFIGKDNIIFHTLIWPAMLMAHGDYNLPDNVPANEFLNLMGAKLSTSRNWAIWIPDLLKEYPPDYIRYGLANVIPETKDSDFSLEEFHTRINSELVNNLGNFVNRTLTFIKNYLGKIPAGTNGFKDMDLEVIGEIEALPGKIGSYIENFEFRKALKEIMAFSQKGNQYFDYKRPWSTRKTDYKEAERTLYLCSSMVKALSIVIEPYLPDSAKRIRKMLGISDITVSWDDAGNWRFPKDIEPQDVEILYKKVENKPLEIGIKTDAKKEKEEEKPMEYIKFEEFKKLELKIGEIVSVEDIPGADKLYKLQVNLGDKVVELVAGLKTSYTKEELLHKKVPVLVNLEPKTVRGVTSNGMILACDLDGKPVLLTPDKDVPPGSIIK